The Planctomycetia bacterium genome window below encodes:
- a CDS encoding histidine triad nucleotide-binding protein, producing the protein MSTKTIFERIIAREIPAEIVFEDDRCLAFRDIAPQAPVHLLVIPKKKIRSWADLADDDTALVGHIAIVIRNLASELQLADGYRVVCNSGPDGGQTVDYLHFHLLGGRALHWPPG; encoded by the coding sequence GTGTCGACCAAGACGATCTTCGAGCGCATCATCGCTCGCGAAATTCCGGCCGAGATCGTCTTCGAAGACGATCGCTGCCTCGCCTTCCGCGATATCGCGCCGCAAGCCCCCGTGCATCTGCTCGTGATCCCGAAGAAGAAGATTCGCTCTTGGGCCGATCTCGCCGACGACGACACGGCGCTCGTCGGCCACATCGCGATCGTGATCCGCAACCTGGCCTCGGAACTGCAATTGGCCGACGGCTACCGTGTCGTCTGCAATAGCGGGCCCGACGGCGGGCAGACGGTCGACTATCTGCACTTCCATCTGCTCGGCGGCCGCGCGCTGCACTGGCCTCCCGGCTAA
- a CDS encoding amidohydrolase: protein MRRSVRFSTCLLRAAHRMAPSLIGAIVLVGSAATPAPAQQSAPPKTTKDANAAPLSDGKDGRDLALENFRPKSTLVVPEHHLKHAKFPVVDVHVHPKIRLHHSPDALDTFVKTMDAQRIAVCVSLDGGLGAALEEHSKYVWTKHRDRFVIFSNIDWRGDGTPADYATWDCHRPDFGRRMAAALAAAKEAGVSGLKVFKDLGLVYKNPDGSFIKLDDPRWDPIWEACGKLGLPVIIHSGDPPAFFQPIDARNERWEELHRHPEWSFYGPQFPQREELLAAFVRVVERHPQTTFIGAHVAGNSEDLATAGAWLDKYPNLVVEIASRTSELGRQPYTSRKFFLKYADRILFGTDGPRVPERLYPYWRFLETDDEYFAYAENPFPPQGFWNIYGIFLPDEVLKKVYHENAARIIPGVKEKLTKWEMINAK from the coding sequence ATGCGACGATCCGTACGATTTTCGACCTGCTTGCTTCGCGCCGCGCATCGCATGGCCCCCTCCCTAATCGGTGCGATCGTACTGGTTGGTAGCGCGGCTACGCCCGCACCGGCACAACAGTCGGCACCGCCGAAGACGACGAAGGATGCAAACGCCGCACCGTTGTCGGACGGCAAAGACGGTCGCGATCTTGCGCTGGAGAACTTCCGGCCGAAGTCGACGCTCGTCGTGCCGGAGCATCATCTGAAGCACGCGAAGTTTCCCGTGGTCGACGTGCATGTGCATCCGAAGATCCGGCTGCATCACTCGCCGGACGCGCTCGACACGTTCGTGAAGACGATGGATGCGCAGCGGATCGCGGTGTGCGTGAGCCTCGACGGCGGGCTCGGGGCGGCGTTAGAGGAACATTCGAAATACGTCTGGACGAAGCACCGCGACCGGTTCGTGATCTTCTCGAACATCGATTGGCGCGGCGACGGCACCCCCGCCGACTACGCCACTTGGGACTGCCACCGGCCCGACTTCGGTCGCCGCATGGCCGCGGCATTGGCTGCCGCGAAGGAGGCCGGCGTGAGCGGGTTGAAGGTGTTCAAAGATCTCGGACTCGTTTACAAAAACCCCGACGGCTCGTTCATCAAGCTCGACGATCCGCGCTGGGATCCGATCTGGGAAGCGTGCGGCAAACTCGGCCTGCCGGTGATCATTCATAGCGGCGATCCGCCGGCGTTCTTTCAGCCGATCGACGCGCGCAACGAGCGGTGGGAAGAGTTGCATCGGCATCCGGAATGGAGCTTCTACGGGCCGCAATTCCCGCAGCGCGAGGAACTTTTGGCGGCGTTCGTGCGCGTCGTCGAGCGGCATCCGCAGACGACGTTCATCGGCGCACATGTGGCCGGCAACTCGGAAGATCTTGCGACGGCCGGCGCGTGGCTCGACAAGTATCCGAACTTGGTCGTCGAGATCGCTTCGCGCACTTCGGAACTCGGTCGGCAGCCGTATACGTCGCGGAAGTTCTTCCTCAAGTATGCCGATCGCATTCTCTTCGGCACCGACGGCCCGCGCGTGCCCGAGCGGTTGTATCCGTATTGGCGGTTCTTAGAGACCGACGACGAATACTTCGCCTACGCCGAGAACCCGTTCCCGCCGCAAGGGTTTTGGAACATCTACGGAATCTTCCTACCCGACGAAGTGCTTAAGAAGGTCTACCACGAGAACGCGGCGCG